Proteins encoded by one window of Pseudochaenichthys georgianus chromosome 9, fPseGeo1.2, whole genome shotgun sequence:
- the LOC117452740 gene encoding interleukin-8-like isoform X2: MMTKAALLLSALTLCCCIASLQAFPRERCVCIQTISSPMPVRVIKRIKVNPISGLCRRTEIIVTRRNGSQVCVNPAANWVYVLISNLKS, from the exons ATGATGACTAAAGCCGCGCTCCTCCTGTCCGCTCTGACGCTCTGCTGCTGCATCGCCTCTCTGCAAg CTTTTCCGAGGGAGCGCTGTGTGTGCATCCAGACCATCTCTTCTCCTATGCCTGTCCGAGTCATCAAGAGAATCAAAGTGAATCCCATTTCAGGACTCTGCCGACGGACTGAAATCAT AGTCACCAGAAGGAACGGCTCTCAAGTTTGTGTGAACCCAGCGGCGAACTGGGTCTACGTACTGATCAGCAATCTGAAAAG TTAA
- the LOC117452740 gene encoding C-X-C motif chemokine 13-like isoform X1: MMTKAALLLSALTLCCCIASLQAFPRERCVCIQTISSPMPVRVIKRIKVNPISGLCRRTEIIVTRRNGSQVCVNPAANWVYVLISNLKRNRRSSTP; the protein is encoded by the exons ATGATGACTAAAGCCGCGCTCCTCCTGTCCGCTCTGACGCTCTGCTGCTGCATCGCCTCTCTGCAAg CTTTTCCGAGGGAGCGCTGTGTGTGCATCCAGACCATCTCTTCTCCTATGCCTGTCCGAGTCATCAAGAGAATCAAAGTGAATCCCATTTCAGGACTCTGCCGACGGACTGAAATCAT AGTCACCAGAAGGAACGGCTCTCAAGTTTGTGTGAACCCAGCGGCGAACTGGGTCTACGTACTGATCAGCAATCTGAAAAG aaACAGAAGATCTTCAACTCCCTGA